The DNA segment AAGGGTACAACTGCAAACAGGGAGCGGTCGGGGCGGGGATCCCCGtcctggggctgcccagctggaggCACCCACAAATTAAGACCTCAGGGTCAGGGTCCTCTCCAGCCGAGACTCTTCATCCAGAACCGCTGTGGACCAAACCCACCCCAACGCAAAGCCCTGTCTGGTTCAGTTCCCGCTGGAGCCCCGGGATTTTGGGGATGCCTAAGCCTCATGCTCTTCAAGTGTGAAAACACCAGCGACGTTCCCCTGTGCTACGTTGCCCCTTCTTTTACTCTCTGGCCACTTACTCTGCCAacagggaggaggagaacaagaaGCTGGGCTCACTGAATAGCCTGGAAAACATTAACCTCTAAAGTATccaagattattttatttttaaacagctttggTAACGATGGCTGTCTCTGCACAAGGACCCCAGCCAAGACCTCCTCGAAGCCCACCACACACGTCCTCTCCACCTTGTCTGacaggcagcagcgggcagcccGCCCTGCCGGCCGTCTCCTGGGCACAGAAAAACTCCTAATTAgcagagaaacaattttaaacGAGCAAAGAAACAAACGGGGCTTCACATCCAACGCCGATGAGGACCTACGTGCTTCTAAGCTAAAAGAAACACCAAGCACCAAAACCTAGGCTGCTTTAATTTGGGCACCCAAAGAGCCCAAACTTTGTTCAACAAGCTGCCGACAGCGGGATCTGCAGGGAGACGGGCACCCACAAAATCAGGGACACAAAGATTTCCTGCCCAGTCGCTCTGGGGCTAGAGCAACACTTGGCTGCAGTATCAAATTAGGACAACGAGAGTATTTGTAACTCTTTCCAATCAGGTTTTTGCTGGAAAGCAAGATAATACCCAGAATTAAACACCCTACCAAAACTCTATTGCAGTGATGGAAACTCACCTGCATGGAGCCTGATTTTTGAAAGCCTCTGGCACCACAATTCTAGTTTAATGGGGcaaattttggggtttggggaggtttttttgtggggttttttttttcctttttttttttttttgtaagggagTCTAATCCAGAATGATTTTCACATGAGAACAGAGACGGTGATTAAGACCCTGGGAAGGGTCTGTATTTCAGAGAGGACCACGGACAACCGCAGGtgatggtggggagggggggcataGGGAAGGTACCACCTGGACACCGACTTGCAGCTGCGGCCGGTCGGCCCCATCTCGAGCTTCCAGGGAGGGGAAAGGCCCCAGCAGGTCGAGAGGTTTGCTCCCAACGCTGTAATGCCGTGGGCGCTTTACCGTGTCCGCGCTGGCCCGCGGCGTAAAGCTGTTTCTTCTCATCCTTACAGGGCTTTGGCTGGAGGGAAGGTTGTTCTGATCCCAGACGGAGGGTATCGCAAGGAATGAAAAAGGGAACCACAGTTTAAAACCACACGTCGCACACCAGCACGCCCCTCGGGCATCCCCACCCGCAGGCACCCCAAGctcccggcagccggggctgcggctcGGTGAACCCCGCATCGGTCTGCGCTGGCACGACCGCTCCGTGCCTTCCCTGGCTGAGCACCAGCGGGGGGAAACAACCCGCTCTGCCGGTTAGTCTGGCTCAGAGTCCACTGAAAAAGTCTGCTTTATTAGCAGTTTTACTtccctttgggattttttttttttttttttgcttaggtgGCttgtttgtgtttgggttttattttttttaaattttattttcttttttttctccccacaatcaatttagggggaaaaaaaaaaaataataatcaaatagAAAACTTTCCCTTCTTGGTGTTTCTTCTCCCCCAAAGCAGCCACGTTGCCCCAGTAAAGCAAAGAACAACAGAAACAGCCTCCGACTTCTCCGAGTGGGCAGCAAGGATTTCAACGCAGGCATCGCACAGAAGTTGCAAAGCGATAAATGCCCGACTGGAAGCCACCAGAATGGGACCAGCCGCAAAAATCTTCCCGACTATCCTCAGTTTAGCATTTTGCAGTCAGCTGGATTTAGCTCCGCAAACCCTCCTGCCACAGATGCAGGTTCCTGGTTTCTCCACCCCTTGTTTACGGTCCCTCGGCACAGGGACTCCTTTACGCTGGGACACAAAAATAACCATATCCCAAGTCAATCAGCCAATAGCTCTTTATAAAATACAACGACAAGAGGCAGCCAAACGCCTAAATGTACCAAAAGAACTTAAAATGTAATGCAGTTAGATTTGCCAGGAGCTAGGAAAGCGGAGAGTTGGTTTGTGCTCTTTAATCGGGGGAATTAATTGCAGGCAATCGCTATGTGGCATTCCCCGACAGATCGGTCCCCCTGCAAAACAGCGTCTGCAAAAGCGAGCACCTGAAATAGCAGCAACTTCCACAGATTTAGCACGTAGTTATGTGCTTTGCTGAACAAGGTAGATGGCCAGTTACCTAAGTCACGGGAGAGACAGGATTGCATAAATAAAGCTAGTCAAAGTCTGAAGCGTTGCCAGTGCTGCTGGAAGAAGATGCCCAGTGCAAGGGAGGAAAACTGGACCCACTTCCTTCTGCTCTGATATACACAAAGTTTAGGAACACCACGGTCTTGCCCTGCACCAAATACTTGTAAAAGGcgcaaaaaaatctgcaaagacaAGGGAAAAACCTCCACTCCCCCCAGCCACCGGCACACAgcagccagcccggccccccGAGGGCTGCCAACGCTGCCAAGAGCCACCGAGAACCCGCCCCAGAGCCCAGCCGTACCCCCTCTGCAGCTTTAGAAAGAGAAAGCTCatcaagacaaagagaaaaattcGCTTTCAACATTTTGGTGAGTCTTTTAGAAATTATTGCAATTAATGCAAATGAGCGTCAACAACAAATACTTCACTGAAAACCGAGAACGAGACCTGGAATTTAAAATCTATGTCCTAAATTTGCCCATTCTGCTTCCCACAATAGCTCTGAAAAATCTCTCCCCCTGGCCTGGGAAGCACACTACTTCAGCCTACAATTAACTCTGCTTTTGGGGATGATTTCTGAAGCAAGTCTTTCTGGTCACTGAAAGCAACCGGCCATTTCTAGCAGGTATTTAAGAGTGTTTCGGTTTaggaaaagggaaaactgaaaaagccAGAGCCGCGCAGCAAGACTTACTGAGTTCAGAGAGGGTTTGTCACGGTGGGTGTTCACTGCTTCCACGTTCAGGGTAATCGTCTCCACTTTACAACCTTTACCAAACAGAAAGAAGTTCATGTGAGGAAGGGTAATGTACTAAAtaactttttcccccccccaatattgaaaacagcacagaaaatgaacaggaaTAAACGTGTtcgtttttttatttttttaaaaataaaagggctcAAACAAGCAGTTCACCCTATGAACAGAACTTTACATTTTAACTACGTTCTGGGTTTGACCTTCACTGCAGAAGCGCAGCCCTGTGTTTTGTGGACTACAGGTCTATACAGAAAAGCCATTTGTAACTCACTGCACCCCAGAGCCAAACCCACGGTTGGAGGCACAAACGGGCTGCTTCATCAACAGGAGAAACCCACAGACAATTATCACTTGTTTAAAAGTGAGGCCACGGGAGAACACCCCCGCACCCACCCATCTCCCCTCCCGCTGTTCCCCCAAAACCCTCCCAGGACCtttttatatgttaaaaatattaccAGAAGCATTTACAGCAAGTCCGGTTGCTGCCGCACACGGACACAAACTTGCCCAGATTCGCATACACACacaaaccgggggggggggggggggggtgttaaaaaaaaagaaaagacaatattTACCGTACGCAACGGGCGTGAGCTTGAGAATGGTGTGGAGGGGGCAGCGCAGGTAGGGCAGCTCGTCTAGGATGGAGGCAGGCGTTACGGGGGTGTTACGGCTGCGCCGGccacccccctctccccaggcttTGGGTGGGACCCTTGGCACTGCAAATAGCGGCTGCCAGCCGCCCAAGCGCCCTGTGCCCACGCGAGgggtgccgcagccccccgggccctcgcccgccctccccagccccgcagcagcgggACGGGACGTCCTTCCCCGCCGTTCCAGGGCGCGGGCCAGCCAGAGGAGACCCCGCCAGCAGCACACGGGTGGGAAAGCACCGCAGCAACAGCCGCCACGGACCCAGGCgagttttatttcaaactttattaaaagtttattagctttattaaaagttttattACACTCCAGTAGCGCTCACTGGAGTTTAATAAAGGAGTTTGCAGCAGACTGGAACTAGCTTCCAGGCCAGCACGCCAGGCAAGGGATCAGCATTTTGCTGAGATGCAGCGCTACTGCCAACCCTTCAAAGGcatcagaaaactttttctttgcattaaaaaataatccccTAGAGATTATGTCAATGCTGCTGGTGGAAACAGCTCCAGAACCAATGGCCGAGCAGAAAACCAGCAGCGCCCGCATTTGCCTTTCTCGCAAAGAGAGCTTCTTGCTAAGCTCCGCGCGCCGCTGAAATGCAACGGTTAAAGcgttttagaaatgttttctttttttctttttttaagcagctctTCCGTTGTGAGAAATCAAAACAGTAATTACAAGCCACCCTCCCAAAAGCTCTGTaaaggaagcaggaagagaagcCAGCCCCTAacatcatacatttatttttgtacctGCACTCTTGTCAAGAAAATAAGCCAACAGGCACCTCATAACCGCCTGGTGGGAGATAACGAGGACGTTGCCTTGCCGTTCTAGCTCCATAATTACCGGCTCCAGGCGCTGGACCAAGTCCTGGTAggactgaaaaacaaaccagGTATTTTTCAAGGGGTTTTGTAAACAGAGGCTTAAAGCAGAAGTAGCAATTAACACAGCTTCACGTTCAGGAAAATATCAGTTAAAATATCAAAATGCAGAAGTTATGGATGagtaaatacaggaaaaaaagcaaacagcagaaggTGAAATTTACTGTCAGCAACCCTCAGATTACAGGAGGATTCAGATTACTGGTAACTCTTAACGAGcgcagcaagaaaaacaaataaaatagtaaattataTGTTTCAACAAGGTTGTGAAGTAAAACCAGAAATTACTCCATGCCACGCCCACAGTCATTTTCTTTCCAAGAGGTTTTTTCATAGTGACAATTCAGGCCTCGGCCGAACGCGCGCGATGCTGAAACCCCTCCGTGTCTGAGGGGAGCATCAGGGGGCTCGGCGAGTGGCCCAGTTAACGTGACTGAAAGGCATTTGCGCCCcacaagaaaggaaagcaataaaCCTGTCCTCTAAAAGAGAATGGGGGATCCTAACGTTTTCAGTTTCTCATACAAATATTGgcagaaaaagttaaaattaagtaAAGTCTTTCAATTCTAGacatatgtatttgttttacGTGTACTGTTATCTTATTGTTGTATCTTGAGGGTCTTCACCTCGCCTCCAGGATAGCGATAAAGATATTTCTCTTGATCCCTCAAGGCAAACTCATCTGGATACTTGGCTTCAATTTCTGCATAGGTCATTTCCTCACATACCCCCTGAGGGAAGAAGAACTCGTTACACCACACTTCGTTTCAACAGAGGAACGACAACGCAAAACCAGCAAGCGGCTGAGGTCAGTAATCCCTTCACGTGACGAAAATTTTAGGTACCATAACTGACACAGCCACACACCTAGCACTGCTGCACTGCGCGTCCAGGGTGGTTTGCAAAGGACGGGCTTTTGGTTCTATTTCGATAACCCCTTGTTTGCCAGGGATGAAAACCAGCGTTCATTTCTACAGCGACAACCCTGCAATTGCTTTTGCCTGAAAGAATTACAGCGGGAGCAGTAACCTTTGTCCACCCAGGCTGGCGTTACAAACGCCTGGGATGTTCGgagtcattttctttctcaacacCCGGTGGATACGTTCACAGCAAGGTCTAGCAGCTCCAGGCATCGTCAGCCCCGTACCAAACCATCCTAAACCTCATGACGACGGCTGAAGCGTACTATACGTAGACATGGTTATAAATGAACAGGAAATAATCAGGTTTATCATGGTGAATTTGTTTTCAAACGTTATTTTCCATCTAGAAAAGCTAAAGGCTTCAATCAGCATTTCACTCACAGCATCGATCTCGTTGAGAATCTTCCACTGCTCATACGTGACGCCCAGGGACTCGGCCGTCTGGATCGTCCTCTTCAGCTGGCTCGTCCACACCTTCAGATCAACAATTTCCTGCTCTTCGATGAACTTCTTCAGCGCCTGagcaaactaggaaaaaaaagtccgGGGAGGTtaggagggagcaggagctgctgctgccgttAAAAGCATCATTTCAAGGGCTGTGGCTGTCGTGGCAAGATCCAGCTGCGGGGCTGCCCCTCGCAGGAGTCGgatgcagagcccggctctgaCCCTGGTCACACAACACTTTACAAATACAGCAACCCGGGTGCTGCCAAACACATACCTGCTTCCCGCGTGGTGACAGACCAGAATCCCCACCAATCTTGCCAACAAGATTATATTCACTCTCACCGTGTCGGCAAAGGTAGATGGTACGCGGCTGGACATGAATGTTCATTAGGTAATAGACGATTTTACTCTGGATGTAATCTTGGACTCTGTTTACTAGGAACCGCTGTCCCACATTGATCACTTTAATGAAGGAAAGATCTCTGGAGTCAACATAAAATAAGAACACCCACACGactggttttaaaaatgaagcacgTGCATCTGCGGGTGTAATCTAGCTATTTATCCTCTAGTAACGGCATCAGCACTACCACTGGGTCGCTCCAGCAGACAGAGGAGACACTGAACTGCCGTGCTTAAACAAGGAGCGGCATTACACTGCAGTACACGAGGGAAAAATCCTTTCAAATCACTTGGGACCCGAGGATATCACCTTCACACGAGCAATTGCGCTTtgggggagcagaggctgcaacAGACACATTGCAGCATCCGGAGCCAGAGAACAGCAGCgacaaagcaaagcagctcatGTGTGCAAGGACAAAATGCACCCCAGGGCTTTGCTTACTTGTCATACGCATCGGGATCAAGAGGCTGGTAAGTGACCTTGTAGCACTCAATCCTCTTCAGGAAATCATCCATCACGTTCTCCCTGTTTCTCTCCGGGTAGTCGGGACTGGAAACTTTCACCTCCTGATCAACAGACAGCGATGCTTTGTGAGAGTTAAGCAAACTCGACAGggagcaaaagcaaagctgaataaCATTATTCTTCCCTTTTGAAACAAATGAGCATTGTTTAATGCTGCCCTGTGGAAAAACCTGCTCCTGGAGAGGAAACAAAAGGCGACTCTGAAGGCACTGTAGCGCTTGGCCCCACGACAGACACAGCTGGCTCGCTGCTGCCGTCCCTGCGAGCCACtcgctgcctgccttccctcgACAAGAAAACACGCTTCAAGGTCAACCGTTTCTCAGCTTCATTTGATTTCCACGTTCTCACATAACTAGCTGCACCTCTAGCTTTTAGAAACCTGCAAACCTTAGCTGCttatttccaaactgaaatgtaggagcaaggcatttgcagacacTGCCGTAAGCTATCGTAGCTGGTGACCTTGCACCGAGCACCCGAGCTCCCACGGTAAGCACTGGCAGCCGAGCCTGGAAAATGCAGCACGCACCAGGATATTGGCAGCAATGACTTCTGGATCGTCACAGACGGACTCCACAAAAAACACCTACAAAGAAGGCAAGGAAGCGTGTTTCAGAGAGTCAAGATCTCTACCCTGAATCAAAACTCGAGAGCTCCTGCCCAAGGGAGCAGTAATGCCCCTCGGTGCAACAACTCCAACTCCAAATTAAATACAGGAGCACTAccttgaaagcattttctttagcaaaattTAAGATCAGGTCCCGTCTTTCTCGAGTTGTGTTGGTTGCATCAAACACCTACCAGAAAAGGAATAAGCAGCAATAAGTTTATCCAAGGCTTTTAAACCAGCCCTAAATCATTTGCGATTACAATCAGGTGCCCAAATGCCCCGGGCAGCTTTGAACTACCCAGATGTAAAACCATGTTTAGTCCAGAAAAGTCTTACAGCTATTTGCCCGCACTCCTCCAAGAGATAAGCCTTCACATCTTCTAGAGCCACTAAGGCACATCGTCTGCAAGAGAGAAACGGGTATTGTCAGAGCTGACGTAAAATACTCAGACGGCAAGGCTTCTGAGCCACCGGGGAGAGATTTAAATACCTTAAATTTAAACATCTCTGCCCATGGGGCACCCACCCCTGCATCTTTCCAAGAGCCCTGGAGGCTCTGCAGAGATCATAAGGCATCTGCATCTATAACTTGCTTCCTGTTTCATTCATCGCCGGGCGTTCGCAGCCCCTGTTCATTGTGCCAGCCcgaagtcaatgacaaaactccCACGCACAGCCCTTCTGGCAGGATCCCTGCGCGGGCTGCGCTACCTCCTCCCCTGGTTTCACAGGcattaaatgttattttgtgCTCCTCAAATGCAGAGGCTGCCAAGACCTGAGACTAACCAGACCACCGTGGATCGGCTGGGTCCCCTGACCCCGACTTACTTGCGGATTTCCATGGCTTCTTTGTTATCGTGCCTGAAGAAGTCATAGGACTTGTAAGACTTCACCGCTTCCCGGCGATACACTCCTAAATTAAACACTTCACAGACAAAAGACGAGCGGGTGAGACTGACGGCATTTCGCAGACAGATCTCACAGCGCTTTCGGTGAAGGGCAGAGCCATCCCCGCACCGGGCCGGCCCCCGCACACAC comes from the Mycteria americana isolate JAX WOST 10 ecotype Jacksonville Zoo and Gardens chromosome 20, USCA_MyAme_1.0, whole genome shotgun sequence genome and includes:
- the PFKFB2 gene encoding 6-phosphofructo-2-kinase/fructose-2,6-bisphosphatase 2 isoform X4, producing the protein MTNSPTLIVMIGLPARGKTYVSKKLTRYLNWIGVPTKVFNLGVYRREAVKSYKSYDFFRHDNKEAMEIRKRCALVALEDVKAYLLEECGQIAVFDATNTTRERRDLILNFAKENAFKVFFVESVCDDPEVIAANILEVKVSSPDYPERNRENVMDDFLKRIECYKVTYQPLDPDAYDKDLSFIKVINVGQRFLVNRVQDYIQSKIVYYLMNIHVQPRTIYLCRHGESEYNLVGKIGGDSGLSPRGKQFAQALKKFIEEQEIVDLKVWTSQLKRTIQTAESLGVTYEQWKILNEIDAGVCEEMTYAEIEAKYPDEFALRDQEKYLYRYPGGESYQDLVQRLEPVIMELERQGNVLVISHQAVMRCLLAYFLDKSADELPYLRCPLHTILKLTPVAYGCKVETITLNVEAVNTHRDKPSLNSNNLPSSQSPVRMRRNSFTPRASADTVKRPRHYSVGSKPLDLLGPFPSLEARDGADRPQLQVGVQEFFCAQETAGRAGCPLLPVRQGGEDVCGGLRGGLGWGPCAETAIVTKAV
- the PFKFB2 gene encoding 6-phosphofructo-2-kinase/fructose-2,6-bisphosphatase 2 isoform X1: MSAAPRHGGPPRGRAGARHGGEKQCSWASYMTNSPTLIVMIGLPARGKTYVSKKLTRYLNWIGVPTKVFNLGVYRREAVKSYKSYDFFRHDNKEAMEIRKRCALVALEDVKAYLLEECGQIAVFDATNTTRERRDLILNFAKENAFKVFFVESVCDDPEVIAANILEVKVSSPDYPERNRENVMDDFLKRIECYKVTYQPLDPDAYDKDLSFIKVINVGQRFLVNRVQDYIQSKIVYYLMNIHVQPRTIYLCRHGESEYNLVGKIGGDSGLSPRGKQFAQALKKFIEEQEIVDLKVWTSQLKRTIQTAESLGVTYEQWKILNEIDAGVCEEMTYAEIEAKYPDEFALRDQEKYLYRYPGGESYQDLVQRLEPVIMELERQGNVLVISHQAVMRCLLAYFLDKSADELPYLRCPLHTILKLTPVAYGCKVETITLNVEAVNTHRDKPSLNSNNLPSSQSPVRMRRNSFTPRASADTVKRPRHYSVGSKPLDLLGPFPSLEARDGADRPQLQVGVQEFFCAQETAGRAGCPLLPVRQGGEDVCGGLRGGLGWGPCAETAIVTKAV
- the PFKFB2 gene encoding 6-phosphofructo-2-kinase/fructose-2,6-bisphosphatase 2 isoform X2 codes for the protein MSAAPRHGGPPRGRAGARHGGEKQCSWASYMTNSPTLIVMIGLPARGKTYVSKKLTRYLNWIGVPTKVFNLGVYRREAVKSYKSYDFFRHDNKEAMEIRKRCALVALEDVKAYLLEECGQIAVFDATNTTRERRDLILNFAKENAFKEVKVSSPDYPERNRENVMDDFLKRIECYKVTYQPLDPDAYDKDLSFIKVINVGQRFLVNRVQDYIQSKIVYYLMNIHVQPRTIYLCRHGESEYNLVGKIGGDSGLSPRGKQFAQALKKFIEEQEIVDLKVWTSQLKRTIQTAESLGVTYEQWKILNEIDAGVCEEMTYAEIEAKYPDEFALRDQEKYLYRYPGGESYQDLVQRLEPVIMELERQGNVLVISHQAVMRCLLAYFLDKSADELPYLRCPLHTILKLTPVAYGCKVETITLNVEAVNTHRDKPSLNSNNLPSSQSPVRMRRNSFTPRASADTVKRPRHYSVGSKPLDLLGPFPSLEARDGADRPQLQVGVQEFFCAQETAGRAGCPLLPVRQGGEDVCGGLRGGLGWGPCAETAIVTKAV
- the PFKFB2 gene encoding 6-phosphofructo-2-kinase/fructose-2,6-bisphosphatase 2 isoform X3, with amino-acid sequence MSAAPRHGGPPRGRAGARHGGEKQCSWASYMTNSPTLIVMIGLPARGKTYVSKKLTRYLNWIGVPTKVFNLGVYRREAVKSYKSYDFFRHDNKEAMEIRKRCALVALEDVKAYLLEECGQIAVFDATNTTRERRDLILNFAKENAFKVFFVESVCDDPEVIAANILEVKVSSPDYPERNRENVMDDFLKRIECYKVTYQPLDPDAYDKDLSFIKVINVGQRFLVNRVQDYIQSKIVYYLMNIHVQPRTIYLCRHGESEYNLVGKIGGDSGLSPRGKQFAQALKKFIEEQEIVDLKVWTSQLKRTIQTAESLGVTYEQWKILNEIDAGVCEEMTYAEIEAKYPDEFALRDQEKYLYRYPGGESYQDLVQRLEPVIMELERQGNVLVISHQAVMRCLLAYFLDKSADELPYLRCPLHTILKLTPVAYGCKVETITLNVEAVNTHRDKPSLNSNNLPSSQSPVRMRRNSFTPRASADTVKRPRHYSVGSKPLDLLGPFPSLEARDGADRPQLQVGVQPQGGNACLEPAASVTHDTLASLSASK
- the PFKFB2 gene encoding 6-phosphofructo-2-kinase/fructose-2,6-bisphosphatase 2 isoform X5, coding for MSAAPRHGGPPRGRAGARHGGEKQCSWASYMTNSPTLIVMIGLPARGKTYVSKKLTRYLNWIGVPTKVFNLGVYRREAVKSYKSYDFFRHDNKEAMEIRKRCALVALEDVKAYLLEECGQIAVFDATNTTRERRDLILNFAKENAFKVFFVESVCDDPEVIAANILEVKVSSPDYPERNRENVMDDFLKRIECYKVTYQPLDPDAYDKDLSFIKVINVGQRFLVNRVQDYIQSKIVYYLMNIHVQPRTIYLCRHGESEYNLVGKIGGDSGLSPRGKQFAQALKKFIEEQEIVDLKVWTSQLKRTIQTAESLGVTYEQWKILNEIDAGVCEEMTYAEIEAKYPDEFALRDQEKYLYRYPGGESYQDLVQRLEPVIMELERQGNVLVISHQAVMRCLLAYFLDKSADELPYLRCPLHTILKLTPVAYGCKVETITLNVEAVNTHRDKPSLNSNNLPSSQSPVRMRRNSFTPRASADTPQGGNACLEPAASVTHDTLASLSASK
- the PFKFB2 gene encoding 6-phosphofructo-2-kinase/fructose-2,6-bisphosphatase 2 isoform X6; protein product: MSAAPRHGGPPRGRAGARHGGEKQCSWASYMTNSPTLIVMIGLPARGKTYVSKKLTRYLNWIGVPTKVFNLGVYRREAVKSYKSYDFFRHDNKEAMEIRKRCALVALEDVKAYLLEECGQIAVFDATNTTRERRDLILNFAKENAFKVFFVESVCDDPEVIAANILEVKVSSPDYPERNRENVMDDFLKRIECYKVTYQPLDPDAYDKDLSFIKVINVGQRFLVNRVQDYIQSKIVYYLMNIHVQPRTIYLCRHGESEYNLVGKIGGDSGLSPRGKQFAQALKKFIEEQEIVDLKVWTSQLKRTIQTAESLGVTYEQWKILNEIDAGVCEEMTYAEIEAKYPDEFALRDQEKYLYRYPGGESYQDLVQRLEPVIMELERQGNVLVISHQAVMRCLLAYFLDKSADELPYLRCPLHTILKLTPVAYGCKVETITLNVEAVNTHRDKPSLNSKEVGPVFLPCTGHLLPAALATLQTLTSFIYAILSLP
- the PFKFB2 gene encoding 6-phosphofructo-2-kinase/fructose-2,6-bisphosphatase 2 isoform X8, giving the protein MSAAPRHGGPPRGRAGARHGGEKQCSWASYMTNSPTLIVMIGLPARGKTYVSKKLTRYLNWIGVPTKVFNLGVYRREAVKSYKSYDFFRHDNKEAMEIRKRCALVALEDVKAYLLEECGQIAVFDATNTTRERRDLILNFAKENAFKVFFVESVCDDPEVIAANILEVKVSSPDYPERNRENVMDDFLKRIECYKVTYQPLDPDAYDKDLSFIKVINVGQRFLVNRVQDYIQSKIVYYLMNIHVQPRTIYLCRHGESEYNLVGKIGGDSGLSPRGKQFAQALKKFIEEQEIVDLKVWTSQLKRTIQTAESLGVTYEQWKILNEIDAGVCEEMTYAEIEAKYPDEFALRDQEKYLYRYPGGESYQDLVQRLEPVIMELERQGNVLVISHQAVMRCLLAYFLDKSADELPYLRCPLHTILKLTPVAYGCKVETITLNVEAVNTHRDKPSLNSRMAGLTV
- the PFKFB2 gene encoding 6-phosphofructo-2-kinase/fructose-2,6-bisphosphatase 2 isoform X7, which encodes MSAAPRHGGPPRGRAGARHGGEKQCSWASYMTNSPTLIVMIGLPARGKTYVSKKLTRYLNWIGVPTKVFNLGVYRREAVKSYKSYDFFRHDNKEAMEIRKRCALVALEDVKAYLLEECGQIAVFDATNTTRERRDLILNFAKENAFKVFFVESVCDDPEVIAANILEVKVSSPDYPERNRENVMDDFLKRIECYKVTYQPLDPDAYDKDLSFIKVINVGQRFLVNRVQDYIQSKIVYYLMNIHVQPRTIYLCRHGESEYNLVGKIGGDSGLSPRGKQFAQALKKFIEEQEIVDLKVWTSQLKRTIQTAESLGVTYEQWKILNEIDAGVCEEMTYAEIEAKYPDEFALRDQEKYLYRYPGGESYQDLVQRLEPVIMELERQGNVLVISHQAVMRCLLAYFLDKSADELPYLRCPLHTILKLTPVAYGCKVETITLNVEAVNTHRDKPSLNSPQGGNACLEPAASVTHDTLASLSASK